GCCAGGATGTTCACTCCGGAAAGGATGCGCGCCCGCGCGTCCTGCCCGAACATAATCACTTTCGCGGCCATGGATTTACCTCCTTGGGATCTTTTCGATTCGGCCGAATTTATTTCTCGATCACGCCGAGGATGTCGTCTTCGCGCATGATGACGTACTCCACGCCTTCGATCTTTACGTCGGTGCCGGCGTACTTGGAAAACAGGATGCGGTCGCCGGCCTTCACGTCCATTTTCTGGACGGTGCCGTTTTCGAGCTTCTTGCCGTGGCCGGCCGCGACGACCTCACCCTCGGCCGGCTTTTCCTTGGCCGTGTCCGGGATGATGATGCCGCCTTTGCTCTTTTCCTCCTCGGCCACGCGCTTGACGACGACGCGATCGTTGAGAGGACGGATGTTCATAAGGACGTCTCCTTTCGATGAAACGCAGCGATGGTGTGCGAAAAGGGTTGGACCCTGGATAAAAACCCGATCAAAACCGAAACCCGCGCCGCCCGGCGTCTTCGGCGCTGGCGACTTTTTCTCGAAAATTTAGGAATATTTTGCCCCGGCGCCCCAAAAACGCGGACACTCGCCGGAGACGCAGCAAAGGTAGTCACGGCTGACGCGGTGTCAAGGCCGCCTTGCACACATTTTGCAAAAAAATCGTTCGGGTTGGCCGGCATCGCCCCCACGTGCCGACGGGGCGATGGACAAAATGGACATGATGGACCGAATGGACCTTATGGACGGTAAACGATGGCGCGCGCTTCGGTGCGATTCTATTCCTCAATCCTCAATCCTCGATCCTCAATCCTCAATCCTCGTTTTTCGCCGCCCCCCTTGCGCTTACCCCGCGTCCCGCCTACCAATCACCCTCATGGACGACACGCCGCTTGCCGTACCCGACGCGCCGATTTTCGCCGAGGCCGCGGACATGTTGCGCCAATCCGCGCCGCCGGCCGTCTTCAACCACTCGCTGCGCTGCTTTTTTCTGGCCCGCGCGTTCGCGCGCAAGCGTTCCATTCCGTTTGACGAGGGCGATCTTTACCTTGTCTCCCTGTTCCACGATCTCGGCCTGTGCCCCGGCCATCGCCGCCCGCGCATCCCTTTCACCGTTTCCGGCGCGTACGAATTGCGCCGCTTTCTGCTTGCCGGCGGATACGGCGACGAGCGCATCGGCCCTCTCGCGGACGCGATCCGCTATCACATGCTGCCGTTTCCGAAATGGTCGAAGGGCAATCTCGCCGGGCTGATCCACGTCGGCGCGTGGATGGACGTGTTCGGGCGCAAAAAGCGCGTCATCCGCCCGGAGGTCCGGCGCATCGAGGAGCAGTTTCCGCGCTACGACCTGGGCGCGCAGATCTGCCGGTGCTTCCTCGCGTCAACGCGCTCGGCGACGGCGGTGTGGGGGCTCTACCTGCCCGACCGCGTCCGCCTGCCGACGGTGGGGATGCCCGTCAAGCGTAAATAGTCTGGAAGACGGGAAGGCTAAAAGGCTGGAAGGTTATCGCAAGGAACGCGATTCAACACGGAGAACACGGAAGACACAGAGAATTTTTGTTTTCTCGGTGTCCTCTGTGTTCTCTGTGGTGAAAATTCCTTGCGTTTTATTACGGAAAAAACCTACCAGCTCATCGCGCAGCGGAATCCCGCATGGTTGCTGCGGCCGTGCGGCGGTTGCACGTTGCGGAAGCTCGTGCGCAGGCGCGT
The sequence above is drawn from the bacterium genome and encodes:
- the groES gene encoding co-chaperone GroES codes for the protein MNIRPLNDRVVVKRVAEEEKSKGGIIIPDTAKEKPAEGEVVAAGHGKKLENGTVQKMDVKAGDRILFSKYAGTDVKIEGVEYVIMREDDILGVIEK
- a CDS encoding HD domain-containing protein — encoded protein: MDDTPLAVPDAPIFAEAADMLRQSAPPAVFNHSLRCFFLARAFARKRSIPFDEGDLYLVSLFHDLGLCPGHRRPRIPFTVSGAYELRRFLLAGGYGDERIGPLADAIRYHMLPFPKWSKGNLAGLIHVGAWMDVFGRKKRVIRPEVRRIEEQFPRYDLGAQICRCFLASTRSATAVWGLYLPDRVRLPTVGMPVKRK